ACAACCGTGCGGTCTTGGCCCATCGGCAGCCGGGGTCGTCGTTCAAGCCGATTATCTACGCGACGGCGATGAACCAAGGGATGAGCCCTGCCACGGTGGTGCTCGATGCGCCGGTGGTCTACGAACAGGAAGAAGAGGACAAGACCTGGAAGCCCGAAAACTATGGCCGGCGGTTTCACGGGATGGTGAGTCTGCGAGAGGCCTTGATCCACTCGCACAACCTGGCCACGGTGCGGCTCCTGGACAAGGTAGGTATTCGCAACGTCATCGACTTCGCCCGTACAGTCGGAATCACGAGTCCGTTGGCAGCCGACCTGTCGCTGGCCTTGGGCTCATCCAGTGTCGGGATGCTGGAGTTGGTGTCGGTCTACGGAGTTTTCGCCAATCAAGGGATGCGGGTGGAGCCCTATGCGATCGCCAGCGTTCAAGACAACAGCGCGCGCACGCTCGATCAGGCGGTGATTCAACCGAGGCAGGTTGTTTCCAAGGAAACGGCCTATTTGATCACGAATATGATGGAAGACGTAATTCAGCGTGGAACGGGGATTGCCGCGAAGGCCGTAATCGATCGGCCGGTCGCGGGAAAAACGGGTACCACGAACGATTACACGGATGCTTGGTTCATTGGGTCGACGCCGAACCTTGCAGCGGGCACCTGGGTGGGATTCGACGATCGTCGCCCCCTGGGCGAAACCGAGTCGGGCGCGCATGCGGCTCTGCCGATTTGGATCGGTTTCATGCGCGAGGCCTTGAAGCAGCTTCCCGTCGTGCCGTTCGAGATTCCCGATGGCGTGATGTTCGTGAAGGTCGATCCTTCCACTGCGCTGCTGAGCGATCAGGACGAACAGCAGGGCACGGTCGAACTGTTCACCAAAGGCACCGAACCCACCAAGAGCGTCGGCCCCAAACTGGACCCCACCGATTTTTATAAGCTGGACCAGATCCCAGACAGCAGTGCGTCGTCAAACCCGTAGGTGATTTCAAGATTACGTAAACGATGAGTGGTGGGGCGTGCGGCCTTAGGAGCGCGAGTCCTGATACTCTTCGTGCCAAGCCATCTGGATCGACTCGAGGATCTTTTCGTTCGACTTCTTCGGGTCGTCCTTGAAATCGGGGAGTGCGATGATCCAGGCGTGCAGATCGGTGAACCGGACCGTGAGTGGGTCCGTCTCGGGGTGGGCTTCTACGAGCTGAATCGCGATATCCTCGGCATCATTCCATTTCAAATTCATGGTGGTACCCGTCTCCTGTTCCTAGGTCACTTCCGTGACTCTCTTGCCCTGTAGCCCCCGCTTTAAGGACTCATCCAACATTTTCACCGACAGGGGCTTGGCCGTGTCTTCCAATGCCGCCATGCAGGCGCGAATCGCCTTGGGGTCCGAGCCGTCCTTTGCTGCCGTGAGAGCCGACAGTGCCTCACGAATAGCGGCGAGTTCACTGGCGGCAACCAGGTGGCTCGCCTCAGCCAGGGATTTTTCCGTGGTGGTGATCAGTGCTCCCGCGTCGAGTCTGGTCTCGATCAACTTCCTGGCGCTCACGTCTTCACTCGCGAACTTGAATGAATCTTCGATCATCCGTTCTACTTCTTGATCGGACAATCCATAGGACGGCTTCACATCGACGGACTGGCTCTGGCCCGTGCGCATATCCTTTGCCGTCACGTTCAAGATGCCATTGGCATCGATGAGGAACGTCACCTCGATGCGGGGCACTCCCGCTGGGAGCGGCGGAACCTTCAGCCGGAACTTTGCCAGGCTTCGGTTGTCCTGCGCCAATTCGCGCTCGCCTTGGAGAATATGGATGTCGACGCCGGTCTGGCCGTCCACATAGGTTGTGAACAACTCCTTCGCGCTGGCCGGGATGGTAGTGTTGCGTCGAATCAGGCTGCTCATGACCCCGCCCATGGTTTCAATGCCCAGTGACAATGGGGTCACGTCGAGCAGCAGCATATCCGTCGTGCCGCCGCTCAAAATATCGGCCTGTACCGCGGCGCCGAGCGCGACCACTTCGTCGGGATTCAATTCGCAGTGCGGGGGTTTGCCGAAGAGTTCTTCTACGCGGCGTCGGACAAGGGGCATGCGAGTGGATCCGCCGACCAAGACCACCTCGTCGATGTCGGTCGGCTTGAGGCCCGCGTCCTTCAACGCTAAGCGGCAGGGAGCCAATGTCCGCTCGATGATATCGAGAGTCAGCGACTCGAGTTGCTCCCGCGTGAGTTCTCGCGTGAAGCGTCCTTTGCCGTCCGGAAGGTCGACGACGATGTCAGTCTTGAACTCGTCGGAAAGGAGGATCTTTGCCCGTTCTGCCTCGAGGCGCACAGCCTGCATGTGGTCAGGGTGCGCATTGAGATCGATGGAGCGGGACCGGCGGATTTCATCCACGATCAGGTTACCGAGCCGGTGGTCTAAATCGTCGCCGCCTAGGTGGGTATCCCCGTTGGTGGCGAGTACCTCGAAAATTCCGTTCTTTAACTTCAGGATGGAGATATCGAATGTGCCCCCGCCGAAGTCGTAGACCGCGATGGTCCCCTGCGTTTTTTCCTGGAGGCCATACGCCAACGACGCGGCGGTCGGCTCGTTGATGATACGCAGGACTTCCAGCCCGGCGATCATGCCGGCATCTTTCGTGGCTTGCCGCTGGCTGTCGTTGAAATAGGCCGGGACGGTAATGACGGCTTTCGTGATGCTTTCACCCAGATGTGCTTCCGCGCGCAGTTTCAGTTCCTTGAGGATCATCGCCGAAATCTGCGGGGGCGAATACGTCTTCTCGGCCAGCTTGATCCGGATGACCCCGTTCTGTTCCGTCAGCGCATATGGGAAGTATGCCAGTTCTCCCTGCACATCCTGCAGTCCCTTTCCCATGAACCGTTTCACGGAATACACGGTGCGTTCGGGGTTTCGCGTCAGGTGATCTTTGGCTGGATCTCCGACGATGAGTCCGTTGTCCGTCATTGCCACGACGGAAGGTACCATCGTCCGGCCGTTTCGGCCGGCGATAACGCATGGCCTGCCGTCCTTCATGTAGGCGACGAGGGAATTGGTGGTGCCAAGATCGATGCCGACGATTCTAGCCATGTTGTGACGCTGAAAGAGCCCTCCTGTTTCGTTCGTGGTCGGGTCCCGTGACCAGTCGATTGGTCAGCTGATCGTCGCGACGAGATCGTTGACGATGTTTTTGACGTACGTGCGATTGGAGAGAATTTCCCGCATTTGCTTCAAGAGCCGGTCGCGTGTTTCTCGAGCCTGGCTTGTGGCCTCGCCACGGTCTTGAAGTGTGTCCCAATCGCCGAAGAGCCGTAGCAGCTGCGTTTCCATGTCCTGTTTGCGTTGTTCGAGCGCCTGCTGTTCGGTCTGGAGTTTTGCCTGGAGCTGGCGGCCTGACTCAGACCCTCGGTCGGATGCTCGGTATTCCTCGAGCGTGTCCTGCAGCTCGAGGATCTCTTCGAACAGGTCGGCGGGCGGGGTATTGCGAATCTCTTTCACCGCACCGGCTTCGAGATCCAAGAGATATTCGGCGCGTTGAATCGGATCGCGAAGCGTCCGGTAGGCGGTATTGAGCATCGCTGCGTTGCCCAGGCTAATATCCTGTTCGGTTGCGCTCTTGTTTTGATAGAAATCCGGATGGAAGGCGCGGCTGAGCTCGTAAAACTTGGCCTCCAGTTTGCTCGGATCGATCGTGAGTCGCCTGGGAATACCGAAGCAGCTGAAATAATCGGTGTCTTTCGAAACCGGCTGCACTTTGACGCAGCGGTCGCAAAAATACTCCCCCGTCATTTCCGACTGACAATGCCAGCACATGCTGCGTGCCATCTGCAGTTCTGTGCGGCCGCTTGGGCTGCTATGGGTATGTTCCACGGGATCTCCTAAACACGAGGGGCATGGCCGCGATAGCACCATGCCCACGTTGCTGTCACCAAGAATCCGACGTTACCGAGGAATCCGGCCATCTAGGCCGAAAATGATTCACCGCACCCACAGGTCTTGGAGGCATTAGGATTCACAAACTTGAACTGTCCCCCCATAAGGCCTTCCTTCTGAAAATCGAGCTGTGTCCCCTGCAGGTAGATGGCGCTTTTGGCATCGACGATGACCTTGATGCCCTCGAATTCGTACACTGCGTCGTACTGGCCGATCTTTTCGTCGAAGTTGATGGTGTAGCTCAAACCGGAACATCCGCCGCCCTTCACTCCGAGGCGCAGCCCTCCTTCCGTCATGCCCTGCAGATCGATCAGGCGTTTGACTTCCTTGATGGCTGCAGGTGTCAAGGTGACGGAGGGAGTTGAGGTCGAGGTCTCGGGAGTATCCATGCTTGCGACTCCTTTGTTGCGGATCCTGGTTACTTGTTCTGGCCTTCGGTCGCAGGGACCTGGTCTTCGCTCTTTTTCTTGTAGTCGGCCAAAGCCGCCTTGATGGCATCTTCCGCCAGCACGGAGCAGTGGATCTTGACCGGAGGCAGATTCAACTCCTGCACGATGTCCGTGTTCTTGATCTTGCCCGCCTCCTCGATCGTTTTGCCCTTCAGCCATTCCGTAGCGAGGCTCGAACTCGCGATCGCCGAGCCACACCCGAAGGTCTTGAACTTGGCATCCACGATCGTGTCGTTCTGCACCTTGATCTGCAGCTTCATGACGTCGCCGCATTCCGGCGCGCCCACCATCCCGGTGCCGACGCCTTCTTCATCTTTCTTGAAGCTGCCCATGTTTCTGGGATTGTTGAAGTGATCGACAACTTTATCGCTGTAGGCCATACAAACCTCCTTGATATTCCATCATGCGCGACGCGCCGTTCGCCGGGTGTGAACGCGCATTCGCGAGAAAGTGATCATCCTTCACGCTGTCAGTGTGCCGCCCATTGCACCGTCTTGAGATCGATGCCTTCCTTTGCCATTTCGTACAACGGAGACATCTCACGAAGCTTGGTGACGGTTTCGATAATCCTCTTGGCCGCGTAGTCAACCTCTTCATCCGTTGTGAAGCGGCCCAGCCCGAACCGAATCGAGGAGTGCGCCAGTTCCGTTCCGACACCGAGTGCACGCAAAACGTAAGAAGGTTCGAGGGTGGCGGAGGTGCAGGCCGATCCGGACGAGAGCGCAATTTCTTTGCAACCCATCAACAACGATTCCCCCTCCACATAGGCGAAGGACAGATTCAGGTTGTTTGGGAGTCGCTCGGTCGGGTGACCGTTGAGATAGACGTCCTCCAGCGCGGTCGTGATGGTTTTGTGAAGTCGGTCACGCATGGTCGTGAGCCGAGCCGCCTCGGCTGCCATTTCCTGTTCGCAGAGTTCGCAGGCCTTACCGAAGCCGACGATCAACGGCACCGCCAACGTACCCGAGCGCATCCCCCGCTCGTGGCCTCCGCCGTCCATCTGGGCGGCGATACGCACGCGCGGATTCTTCTTGCGCACATATAAGGCGCCGACGCCCTTCGGGCCATAGATTTTGTGGGCCGTGAATGACATCAGGTCGATGCCCATCTCCTGAACATTGACCGGCACCTTGCCGACGCCTTGAGTCGCGTCACAATGGAACAGAATGCCCTTCTCCTTGGCGATCTTCCCGATCTCCTTCACCGGATTCAGGGTGCCGATCTCGTTGTTGGCGAACATGATCGAGATGAGGATGGTCTTGTCGGTGATGGCGTTCCGGACGTCCTCTGGGTTCACCATGCCGAACTTGTCGACCGGGAGATAGGTCACCTTGAGGCCGCGTTTGGCTTCCAGCCCCTTCGCGGTATCGAGGACGGCCCGATGTTCGGTGGACGACGTGATGATGTGATCGCCTTTCTCGTGGTACATCTCCACGACGCCCTTGATCGCAAGGTTATCGGATTCCGTCGCTCCGCTGGTGAACACAATTTCCTTTGGGTCGGCGTGGATCAACTTGGCGATCTGTTTCCGAGCATTCTCGACGCCCTCTTCCGCCTGCCATCCGAACGCATGGTTGCGGCTTGCCGCGTTTCCAAATTTTTCGGTGAAGTAGGGGAGCATGGCTTCCAGCACCCGAGGGTCCATCGGCGTCGTGGAATGGTTGTCCAAGTAGATCGGGAACTTCATCGCTCGACTCCTTCTTGTTCCGTAGTCATAGATTGAATGGTAATGAGAGGGGTTCCTCCCATCATATCCTGCAAGGTCATGCTATTGAGCAATTGGTAGATACTGCTTTGAATCTTCAGCAACGGTGTGCGGATGTTACAGTGCTCCCGCTGCATGCAGGGATCACCGTCCTTTTCATGCGAACAGTCCATCATGCCGAGGGGACCCTCAAGGCTCTCAAGCACCTGGGCGATCGTAATCTCCCGCGGGCTCTTACCCAAAAGGTAACCACCCTTTGGTCCGTTGTGGCTTTCAATGATGCCGCTTTTCGCCAACGTTTGGAGTACCTTTGCCAAGAGCTCGGCCGGAATATGATATTCTTCTGCGATCTCCTTGGTGTTCACCACACGTGCGCGGCTCACATCATCAAACTGGTGTAAGGCGATGTGCTGGAGTGCCATGAGGCCGTAATCTGCTTTTTTGGAAAGTTTAAGCATATGGCTATTGCCGATTTGTTAGATCGGAGACTATAATGATCTCCGATCAAATGAGTCGTATAAAAGTTAGCACGTGATCTTCGAGGCTGTCAATAGGAGCTCCTTCTAAATGGTAGTCTGGAAGTGACAAGCATGTGAAGCAACATTCATTAGAATTTTTGAACACTTAAACGTTGTTTGAGGTGTGTGATGGGCGGCACGAATCCATATATTCAGAAGGCTGAAGCAGAGTTACCGAGCAAGGCCTACACGATCACATTCATTCATCCAGACAAGTCCGAGGAGAAGGTGGTCGTGCAGCCGGACAAGATTCCCTATGGCCCCACCGGCTTGCCGGGCAGCATTCTGGATATCGCAATGGGCAACGGCATCGATTTAGAGCATGTCTGTGGCGGCGTCTGCGCCTGTTCCACCTGTCATGTGATCGTGCGCAAGGGGCTGGAAACCTGCAATGAAGGGACGGACGACGAGTTCGATCAGTTGGAAGAAGCGCCGGTAACGACGTTGCAGTCGAGGTTGGGGTGCCAGTGTGTGCCCAACGGTACGGTAGATGTGGTGGTAGAGATTCCGGCCCTCAACAAGAATCTCGTGAAGGAATCTCACTAGCCTGCGTTAGTCGTAGGTTTCGAGCTTCACTTCCTTCCTGTCGAATCCCAGCTCCAAGAATAACTCCCGCAACGGGTGGGCAAAGGCTCTGATACCGGCGATCATGGGCACGCAAGCCCGGTCGCCGTTCACCAGCTGCCGGACTTTCGCCAGCGTGCCGTCGAGAGTACCAGCGGGTTCGTTCACGACGGCCTCATAGGTGAAATTTGGATTCGTCTTGGCCAACGCCGTGAACTCTTCATGGTAGAGATGCTCGTCTGGGCTTGGTGCGTGGGCGATCAGGGTCGTTCGTGGCAGGTTCTGTCGATCGGCCATTGCCCGGATCATGCAGCGTAGCGGGACCAGTCCCGAGTAGCGTCCCAGGAGCAGCAGCCGCTTCCCCTGTAATTCCGGCAGCACGAATCGACCGTAGGGGCCTGAAAAGGGGAATCGAGCACCCGGTTGCAGGCCACACAAATAGGTTGAGGCCAGTCCATCCGGTACATGGTCGAACACGAGGCAGAGATCACCATTGTCGGACGGTGGAGCCGCCAGCGAATAGGCGCGATTGAGTGGCGGCCGGTCCCCGATGGGCAGCTGCAGGGAGATCCACTGTCCCGGCTGAAAACTCAGGGGGCGCTCAATCGGACGAAGGATCAATTGCCTCGTATGCGTAGTCAGGGTGGTGACGGAGCGGATTTCGGCCAGTTGAGCTTGTTCAGACATGCCTCGTTCATAGCAAAAACCGATGGAGAATGGAAAGCGCCGATTCTGTACATCACCAGGGGGCCATGTTATAGATACCGCCCCCGTCCTCGCACCGCGAGAGACATCCTTATGATCCGGAAAGGTAGACGACGAACATGAGTCAGGTTCGGGTTCGATTCGCTCCGAGTCCGACAGGGTTTCTGCACATCGGCGGGGTCCGTACTGCGCTGTTCAATTGGCTTTATGCAAAACAGCAGAACGGTGTGTTTGTGCTTCGGATTGAGGATACCGATCAAAGTCGCTCCACCGACGAGTCGATTCAAGCAATCATTCAGGGGATGCAGTGGGTCGGGCTTGACTGGGATGAAGGGCCTTTCCGCCAGACGGAGCGCATGGAGCTCTATCGCGCTCACGCGTTGCGCCTGCTGGAGCAGGGGAGGGCTTATTGGTGCGTATGCAAAGCCGAGGAGTTGGAAGCGCGCCGGAAGGAAGCAGAAGCTAAGGGGCTGTCGCCGCGCTATGACGGCCGTTGCCGCAACCTCGGCCTGACCTCGCCTCCCGGGGATGCTGCGCTGCGCTTCAAGGCGCCTCAGGAAGGCCAGATCGTCATCGAGGATCTGATTAAAGGGCGGGTCGTCTTCGACAACCAGGTGCTCGATGATCTCATCATTCTACGGTCCAACGGCTATCCGACGTACAATTTCTCGGTTGTCGTGGACGATGCTTTAATGGGAATCACCCACGTCGTGCGCGGAGATGATCACCTCACGAACACGCCGCGGCAGGTCCCCATATTTGAAGCCCTCGGGTTTCCGTTGCCTCGGTTCGGTCACCTGCCGATGATTCTCGGATCCGACAAGACCCGCCTCTCCAAACGACATGGGGCGACCTCGATCATGGCCTACAAGGATATGGGCTATCTCCCGGATGCCATGGTGAATTATCTGGTTCGTTTGGGCTGGTCCCACGGCGACCAAGAAGTATTTTCGCGCCAGGAGCTGATCGAGAAATTTTCCTGGAAGAGTGTGCAGACCTCACCGGCCGTTTTCAATCCAGACAAACTGCTCTGGCTCAACGCCGAATATATCAAGACCAGTCATCCCGGCCAGATTGCCGAAGCCTTGCGGCCGCTGCTGGAGGCGGCCGGACTGGGTGATCACCTGAAAGGCGTTTCCACGGAGTGGCTCGGGCAGCTCGTAGTGTTGGTCCGCGAACGGACGAAGACATTGGTGGAAATGGTGCAGTGGGTGACACCCTACTTCGGCGAAGCCGTCGTCTTTGAAGAAGAGGCTGCCAAGAAGTTCCTCTCTGCGGCTATCGCGCCGGTTTTAACCAAGCTGACGGACCGGTTCGAATCACTGCCGACCTTTGATAAGCCGACGTGGGAGGCCACCTTTAAGCAATTCGTCGAGGCGGAAGGCCTGAAAATGGGCCAAATTGCCCAGCCGGTCCGCGTGGCCCTGACCGGCCGCACGGCGAGTCCAGGACTCTTCGAGGTAATGGAGGTGCTGGGGCGGGAACGTACCCTTGGACGGCTTCGCCGGGGCATCGAGCGGGCAGCCGGAACCTAACGATGTTGTGCGAGAATCGGCGTCGATCTTGACTGAACGGAAGCCCTTATATTACTGTGAGGGCCGGTTGGGGGATCGTCTAGCGGTAGGACGTCAGTCTCTGGATCTGACTACCTAGGTTCGATTCCTAGTCCCCCAGCCAAAATTTCCCCAACACCCTGCGATCCGAAACTGCGTCTGGATTGGTTCCGTACCGCGCTGGGGGATCGTCTAGCGGTAGGACGCCGGCCTTTGGAGCCGGCTACCTAGGTTCGATTCCTAGTCCCCCAGCCAATTTTCCTCACAGCCGTTCTTTCATCACGATTATTGCTCGAACTGCGCGCGCTTTTGGTCGAGTTCGGCCCAGCGGTGGTACAGCCGTTCGACTTCATGGTGGGCTGCGGTCAAGGCCTCGGTTCGCGCCACGAGTTCCGCGGCGTTGGATATGACGGCGGGATCACTCACGGCCGTTTGACATCGTTCAACGAGCGCCTCGGCCTCGAGGATGGCACCTTCGATCGATTCCCATTCCTGTTGTTCTCGATAAGAAAATTTCTTCGCGCGGCGCGCTGGAGCGGCGGCGCTGTCCGTTCCTCCCCCGAGAGAGTTCCCGTCCGGCTTCATCGCTGATGATCCAGCTTGCCGTTCTTGGGCCGCTTCCCACTGCGCGTAGTCCGCAAACCAGCCGGTCCCACCCCTGCCGTCCAAGGCCAGCAGCATCGTTGAGACACGGTCCAGCAAGTATCGGTCGTGCGTCACGAGGATCAGAGCGCCGGGAAACTCCAGGAGACTGTCTTCCAGCACCTCGAGGGTGGGAATGTCGAGGTCGTTCGTGGGCTCGTCCAGGATGAGCAGGTCGGCCGGTTGCAGCATCAGCCGGGCGATCAACAGGCGAGCCTGCTCGCCGCCCGAGAGGCGTGAAACCGGCAGGTCGAGTTGCTCGGGGCGAAACAGAAACCGTTTGGCCCAGGAAGCCAGGTGAATGGATCGGTCTTGGTATACCACCGCGTCCCCCGACGGCGCCAACGCGCGCCGAAGCGTGGCCTGCTGATCGAGCGAATCGCGATGCTGTTCGAACAACACCACGCGCAATGCCTCGGCGCGGCGAATCGTTCCGGAATCTGGCTCCATCGTTCCGGCCAGCAGCCGAAGCACGGTGGTTTTTCCGCTTCCATTCGACCCCAGGAGTCCCAACCGCTGGCCTGGCCCTAAGGTCAGCTCGAGGTCCGACACGATCGGCTTCCCGCCGAAGGCCTTGGAGACATGCTCCGCCACCAAGAGTTGTTTGGACCTTCGGCCTGAGGAGGAGAAGTCGATGCCGACCGTGCCGTGAACGGCTCGCGCTTCGGCTTGTCCCAATTCATCGATGAGCTGCTCGGCAGACTGGATTCGGCCCTTGGCCTTGGTCGTCCGCGCCTTCGGTCCCCGGCGCAGCCATTCCACCTCACGCCTCACACGATTGGCGAGCGAGGCCTGCGCATCAGCTTGCGATTGCAGCAGGGCGACGCGTTGCTCCAAGAAGTCGCTGTAATGCCCCTTCGCTTCGAACACGCCGCCGGCGTAACAGCGGTTGATCTCGATCATCCGCGACGCGACAGATTCCAAAAAACGCCGGTCGTGGCTGATGACGAGAAAGGCCTTGGCGTCGGCCTTAAGCAACTGTTCGAGCCACAGGATGCCCTCCAGGTCCAGGTGGTTGGTCGGCTCGTCCATGAGCAACACATCCGGTTCCATGAGCATGGCCTGCGCGATGGCCAGTCGTTTGCGCCAGCCGCCGGACAGCGTGCCGACCCGTTGTTCGGAATCGGGGAATCCCCCGATGCTCATGGCCTGGGCGATGCGGCCGGCTTCTTCGTGCGGATCCAATCCTTCGGCCAACAGGGTGTCGGTCAGTACCTGTTCAATCGAATGGTCCGATGGAAATTGTGGCTCTTGGGGGACATAACCGACTCGAATCTGGCGGCGCGCGGTTTTGGTACCCGTGTCGGGAGTCTCCAGACCGGCGAGGATCTTGAGCAGTGTGGATTTGCCCGATCCGTTCGGACCGACCAGCCCCACGTGGTCGCCTTCGAAAATGGCCAGGGAGAGATCGGAGAAGAGGGCCTTGATGCCGAAGCTTTTACTGATCGATTCGCAGCTCAATAAGATGGCAGGGGGCACGCGTATATTCCTCGAATTAGAGGTGAAATGGTGACTATACGGGAAGGAGGTGGTCGGTCGCTATGGGCCTGTATGTGTCGGGGGTTCGTGTGCCGGCGTGTTATGGGGATGTGAGCCGCGACGGCACAGCCGTCGCGGGAGGGAACCTTCAAGTTGCCGTCCTGGCCC
This portion of the Nitrospiraceae bacterium genome encodes:
- the gltX gene encoding glutamate--tRNA ligase; translated protein: MSQVRVRFAPSPTGFLHIGGVRTALFNWLYAKQQNGVFVLRIEDTDQSRSTDESIQAIIQGMQWVGLDWDEGPFRQTERMELYRAHALRLLEQGRAYWCVCKAEELEARRKEAEAKGLSPRYDGRCRNLGLTSPPGDAALRFKAPQEGQIVIEDLIKGRVVFDNQVLDDLIILRSNGYPTYNFSVVVDDALMGITHVVRGDDHLTNTPRQVPIFEALGFPLPRFGHLPMILGSDKTRLSKRHGATSIMAYKDMGYLPDAMVNYLVRLGWSHGDQEVFSRQELIEKFSWKSVQTSPAVFNPDKLLWLNAEYIKTSHPGQIAEALRPLLEAAGLGDHLKGVSTEWLGQLVVLVRERTKTLVEMVQWVTPYFGEAVVFEEEAAKKFLSAAIAPVLTKLTDRFESLPTFDKPTWEATFKQFVEAEGLKMGQIAQPVRVALTGRTASPGLFEVMEVLGRERTLGRLRRGIERAAGT
- a CDS encoding IscS subfamily cysteine desulfurase; its protein translation is MKFPIYLDNHSTTPMDPRVLEAMLPYFTEKFGNAASRNHAFGWQAEEGVENARKQIAKLIHADPKEIVFTSGATESDNLAIKGVVEMYHEKGDHIITSSTEHRAVLDTAKGLEAKRGLKVTYLPVDKFGMVNPEDVRNAITDKTILISIMFANNEIGTLNPVKEIGKIAKEKGILFHCDATQGVGKVPVNVQEMGIDLMSFTAHKIYGPKGVGALYVRKKNPRVRIAAQMDGGGHERGMRSGTLAVPLIVGFGKACELCEQEMAAEAARLTTMRDRLHKTITTALEDVYLNGHPTERLPNNLNLSFAYVEGESLLMGCKEIALSSGSACTSATLEPSYVLRALGVGTELAHSSIRFGLGRFTTDEEVDYAAKRIIETVTKLREMSPLYEMAKEGIDLKTVQWAAH
- a CDS encoding Rrf2 family transcriptional regulator, coding for MLKLSKKADYGLMALQHIALHQFDDVSRARVVNTKEIAEEYHIPAELLAKVLQTLAKSGIIESHNGPKGGYLLGKSPREITIAQVLESLEGPLGMMDCSHEKDGDPCMQREHCNIRTPLLKIQSSIYQLLNSMTLQDMMGGTPLITIQSMTTEQEGVER
- the dnaK gene encoding molecular chaperone DnaK, coding for MARIVGIDLGTTNSLVAYMKDGRPCVIAGRNGRTMVPSVVAMTDNGLIVGDPAKDHLTRNPERTVYSVKRFMGKGLQDVQGELAYFPYALTEQNGVIRIKLAEKTYSPPQISAMILKELKLRAEAHLGESITKAVITVPAYFNDSQRQATKDAGMIAGLEVLRIINEPTAASLAYGLQEKTQGTIAVYDFGGGTFDISILKLKNGIFEVLATNGDTHLGGDDLDHRLGNLIVDEIRRSRSIDLNAHPDHMQAVRLEAERAKILLSDEFKTDIVVDLPDGKGRFTRELTREQLESLTLDIIERTLAPCRLALKDAGLKPTDIDEVVLVGGSTRMPLVRRRVEELFGKPPHCELNPDEVVALGAAVQADILSGGTTDMLLLDVTPLSLGIETMGGVMSSLIRRNTTIPASAKELFTTYVDGQTGVDIHILQGERELAQDNRSLAKFRLKVPPLPAGVPRIEVTFLIDANGILNVTAKDMRTGQSQSVDVKPSYGLSDQEVERMIEDSFKFASEDVSARKLIETRLDAGALITTTEKSLAEASHLVAASELAAIREALSALTAAKDGSDPKAIRACMAALEDTAKPLSVKMLDESLKRGLQGKRVTEVT
- the hscB gene encoding Fe-S protein assembly co-chaperone HscB, yielding MEHTHSSPSGRTELQMARSMCWHCQSEMTGEYFCDRCVKVQPVSKDTDYFSCFGIPRRLTIDPSKLEAKFYELSRAFHPDFYQNKSATEQDISLGNAAMLNTAYRTLRDPIQRAEYLLDLEAGAVKEIRNTPPADLFEEILELQDTLEEYRASDRGSESGRQLQAKLQTEQQALEQRKQDMETQLLRLFGDWDTLQDRGEATSQARETRDRLLKQMREILSNRTYVKNIVNDLVATIS
- a CDS encoding 2Fe-2S iron-sulfur cluster binding domain-containing protein, translated to MGGTNPYIQKAEAELPSKAYTITFIHPDKSEEKVVVQPDKIPYGPTGLPGSILDIAMGNGIDLEHVCGGVCACSTCHVIVRKGLETCNEGTDDEFDQLEEAPVTTLQSRLGCQCVPNGTVDVVVEIPALNKNLVKESH
- a CDS encoding iron-sulfur cluster assembly accessory protein, with the translated sequence MDTPETSTSTPSVTLTPAAIKEVKRLIDLQGMTEGGLRLGVKGGGCSGLSYTINFDEKIGQYDAVYEFEGIKVIVDAKSAIYLQGTQLDFQKEGLMGGQFKFVNPNASKTCGCGESFSA
- a CDS encoding ABC-F family ATP-binding cassette domain-containing protein produces the protein MPPAILLSCESISKSFGIKALFSDLSLAIFEGDHVGLVGPNGSGKSTLLKILAGLETPDTGTKTARRQIRVGYVPQEPQFPSDHSIEQVLTDTLLAEGLDPHEEAGRIAQAMSIGGFPDSEQRVGTLSGGWRKRLAIAQAMLMEPDVLLMDEPTNHLDLEGILWLEQLLKADAKAFLVISHDRRFLESVASRMIEINRCYAGGVFEAKGHYSDFLEQRVALLQSQADAQASLANRVRREVEWLRRGPKARTTKAKGRIQSAEQLIDELGQAEARAVHGTVGIDFSSSGRRSKQLLVAEHVSKAFGGKPIVSDLELTLGPGQRLGLLGSNGSGKTTVLRLLAGTMEPDSGTIRRAEALRVVLFEQHRDSLDQQATLRRALAPSGDAVVYQDRSIHLASWAKRFLFRPEQLDLPVSRLSGGEQARLLIARLMLQPADLLILDEPTNDLDIPTLEVLEDSLLEFPGALILVTHDRYLLDRVSTMLLALDGRGGTGWFADYAQWEAAQERQAGSSAMKPDGNSLGGGTDSAAAPARRAKKFSYREQQEWESIEGAILEAEALVERCQTAVSDPAVISNAAELVARTEALTAAHHEVERLYHRWAELDQKRAQFEQ
- the iscX gene encoding Fe-S cluster assembly protein IscX — its product is MNLKWNDAEDIAIQLVEAHPETDPLTVRFTDLHAWIIALPDFKDDPKKSNEKILESIQMAWHEEYQDSRS
- the iscU gene encoding Fe-S cluster assembly scaffold IscU, whose protein sequence is MAYSDKVVDHFNNPRNMGSFKKDEEGVGTGMVGAPECGDVMKLQIKVQNDTIVDAKFKTFGCGSAIASSSLATEWLKGKTIEEAGKIKNTDIVQELNLPPVKIHCSVLAEDAIKAALADYKKKSEDQVPATEGQNK